A stretch of DNA from Pangasianodon hypophthalmus isolate fPanHyp1 chromosome 2, fPanHyp1.pri, whole genome shotgun sequence:
GAGCCCATTATCAACGGTACACAGCTCAACACCGACATGAAGCTGGGAGTCTACGGAGCTCTCGGGTTTGCACAAGGTAATTGATGAGTGGATACTGCCCAGTCCTACGCACAATTCCAAAATTTTAAACTACCAGTAATCAGTCAACCAGTGAAATCAGTGGGCTTTATTAGTATTCAGTGGTGAAACATCTTTGAGAATTTAACACAAGTCCAGTTGCCTTGACTTGCTGGTGAATAACCAGCCTGAACTAAAAATACCTTTATTCAACTCTACTATCAGCTGGAACTTAGCTTGCTAACCACCAAATCCAGTCTTGTTATACTATATCCTTCATGTTTTGCCATGTTAAAAACCAACTACTTTATATTTCAGGCATAGCCATTTTTGGCACCACAGTGGCCATCTCTATTGGGGGAATCATCGCTTCTCGCCAGTTGCACCTGGACCTGCTGAAGAACGTGCTCCACTCACCCATGTCCTTCTTCGAGTCCACTCCCAGCGGCAATCTGCTAAATCGCTTCGCCAAAGAAATCGATGCCATCGACTGCATGATACCTGATGGCCTTAAGATGATGTTGGGCTATGTCTTCAAGCTGATGGAGGTGTGCATCATAGTGCTGCTTGCCACACCTTTCGCCGCGGTCATCATTCTTCCTCTGGCACTGCTCTACGCCTTTGTGCAGGTAAACAAAAACCGATTGTGCTGTTCAGATTGGACTTTTTTACCATCAGGAATGTTGGATTCTGTTGCCTGGGTTTTGACTTCTgttttttatctctctcactTGCTGGCTGAAGAGTTTCTATGTGGCCACATCATGCCAGCTTAGGCGTTTGGAGTCTGTGAGTCGCTCTCCCATCTACACCCACTTTAACGAGACGGTGCAAGGCGCCAGTGTGATCCGGGCCTTTGGTGAGCAACCACGCTTCATTCTGCAGGCCAATCAGAGGGTGGATCACAACCAGACCGCCTACTTCCCCCGATTTGTAGCAACCAGGTAAGACACCCTGCTGTTCAAAGGTGGTTCATTAATCAGACATTTAACCATTTGGCTCCTGGGAAAATATGATCACTAGAGTGGTATCTGTAACTACTGAGTTCAGCTATTGATTTGCCCTTACATGCTGGTCACAGGTTGCTCAGTGGGTAAAGTTCAAGCGTAATGATCACGATGTTATAAAGGTTCAAATCTAAAggcgttttcacacttggcccaAATACATGAGTCTGCACCCAGGACCGATTCTGAGCTTGTTTGGGGGGGGTTTGCTTTCACCTAGAAGTATAGCTCAAACCTTTATGCACGCATATTTGCAGAATGGTAGGCACAAGgttcatttgctgtttttttttattattttcttgtgGTACAAATACTCAGGCACCATTCTTGTATAAGACGTTCCATCTCATCCTCTGACAATAACAACCCTTTCACCAACATCTCGAaagtagaaacaggaagtaatgtgaCAAATTGAACCAATCATGTTACTGGGCATGCAGTGCTGAAAGCAGATAGCTTCCACACCTTTGCAGACTGCACCATGGTTCAGTTAAAGCCCCAGACCACCATTTGAGGACCAGGGATTTGTTCTCTGGACTGCTTTCAGGCttgaaaacagctttcacactatTGTGAACCATATGTAAATATGAACCATATGAACTCTCAGAGCAAACGGCCCAGAGTCCAGAAAAACCCACGAGTGTGAAAACAAGCTTAGAGTTTCCACTGTTGGGCTCTTTAATTTAGCCCTTAACCTTCAGCAGCTCTGATGTATGCATTCTTGGAATGGATTCTGCCACACTTTGGTTACAAAAAAAGTCTTTGGATACAAATTAGTGGTTAACTAGTAATTAGAAGGGTCAAAACCAAGTACTGCAAGAGAACCACTGTTGGGCAACTGAGCAAGACTCTTGACCCTGAAATGCTATCCTTGGACTGCATCCTGTCTCAAATGTATCTACTTCCTCCAGAGTGATATAAACAAATGCATTACACATTTCCTTCCTATGCTATGCTCTTGCTCTCATCAGCAGCATGACATTCTGAGGTTACAGTGTTGTTAAAAAATGCCAAGGTAGCAGTATGGAATAACAAAGTGACCTTCTGAAAGCATAGGCTGCCATTTGTTTGCAAACGTTGCACACGGACATTTGAAACCAGTTTCAGAAAAAAGCTACAGAGGTCTTGTAGAGGTCAACAGTGTTAACAGACTGGGATTATACCCTTTCTTTATACCCTTTCTTTGCAAACGTCACAGCTGTTAACATCGCTTTCATTCAAACAaggcttgtaaaaaaaaaccctgtgggATCCGTGGAGTTGGCAAGTGTTTATTTGCTTGTCTACAGGTGGCTGGCTGTGAACCTGGAGTTCCTGGGTAATGGTGTCGTTCTCGCTGCTGCCATTCTCTCTGTGATGGGCAAAGACACTCTGAGTCCTGGGATTGTCGGCCTGGCGGTGTCTCACTCCCTCCAGGTGAGAGTTATTACTGAATGTTTGCAATCCCAACCATGGAATCCCAACATTATCTCCTGGAGCTGTCACTATATCCTTCTTTCTTATCTTCTTTCCGCTTTTGCAATGTTCTGTCTTATATGATGTCTAACCTCAAAGAAAATCCTACCATCTTGCAAAAGCACTACCTGTTTGAATATGTCTACATTTGTGGGCTTTTTGAGATGTCAAGGAAACTGAAAAGGGTTAGTCCAGGCTTATCCAGATCCCAAACTTCCAGTACGGATTTGAACTAagctttatgtttatgtttcagGTGACAGGCATCCTCAGTTGGATTGTGCGGTCATGGACAGATGTGGAGAACAACATAGTGTCAgttgagagagtgaaagagtacGCAGACACGCCTAAAGAGGTGAGCAAACACTGAACAATGTGGGCCGGTTcatctgtgtatatatttatacagttttaCACCACAGGGCTAGTGAATTCTCAATTCAGATTGGAAAGTAGTCTCCtgtgtcagcgttttgtaacagtcagaaataaagctgtaactttttttaagtCTTCAGACATGGGAAAGCCTTTAGGACAAAAGATTTTACGATTTCCCTTTCTCCCCCCTTTTTTGtgtattaactttaagagagagagagaaaactagAAAGACTAGTGaaggaatggctgtttataactgctataacataagttaTAGGACCACCCTGTTTCTGATTATCCTCCTATTATAGCacaaggtgttttattccaaaAGTCAAATCTGTAATCTGACACATGcgtaaatgaatacaaatgacCTCTGGCCTAAAATCGAAACAGGTTTTTGAATCATATTTGTCCATAAATGGGGAGAAAAGCATTCTATATTTTCTCTTCGCAGGCTGCATGGAGCTCAGAAGACATTTCACTCCCACTTGCTTGGCCTCAAACAGGAGCCATAGAGTTCCAGGATTATGGGCTGCAGTACCGTAAAGGTCTTGAGTTTGCTTTGAAAGGGATCTCACTACATAtccaagaaaaagagaaggtaaaaaaaagGATTGTTAATTCATCATACAGCATAACAAAATACTGCTCACTTTAATGCATCATTTACAACATGTGATTTTTGTTAATCATTAAATTGCCCTGCTATGCTTTCAGATCGGCATTGTGGGAAGGACCGGTGCAGGGAAATCATCACTGGCCCTGGGAATTTTCCGCATCTTGGAGGCGGCGAAAGGAGAGATTTACGTAGATGGGGTGAATATTGCTAAGCTTGGACTTCATGATCTGAGATCCCGCATCACTATCATTCCACAGGTGAGAGTCTTgttacttaaaaacaaaaaaaggtacctagtgtagtttaaaaaaatagcataaCCACTGAGATGTGAAATTATCTTTAGCAGTAAGCATTATATCTGAAAGGCTTCTAAAGGTCTCCTCTGGTTGGTTCTCTCACATGTTCCTACAGGATCCAGTGCTGTTTTCCGGATCCCTGCGTATGAACCTGGACCCATTTGACGCCTACTCGGATGAGGAAGTGTGGAGCGCCTTAGAACTGGCGCATCTGAAGCACTTTGTCTCCGGGCTGCCTGATAAACTAAATTACGAGTGCTCCGAAGGAGGAGAAAACCTTAGGTGagaacattgatcttctttaaCACCATCTAGCGATTGAATGATGCTAAATATCTACGATTCTATTCATTGGCCTTTTAACATTCCATATTGCTAATGCATTTACATCTCTATTGGCCGTTGGTGGTTACATGAATTTTAGAGGATCACTATTTTCTTGTCCTACAGTCTTGGCCAGAGGCAGCTAGTATGTTTGGCGAGGGCTCTCCTCCGGAAGACGAAGATTCTGGTTCTGGACGAAGCCACGGCGGCAGTGGACCTGGAAACGGACACGCTAATCCAGTCCACCATCCGCAGCCAGTTTGAGGACTGCACGGTTCTCACCATTGCACACAGACTCAACACCATCATGGACTACACCAAGTAAGTGTTCACAGTATGTAGCTTGTAGCGATGTAACCGAATAGGAATACAATATTCACAATGAACAGATAacatgttctaaacagatataaatacaaatacgaATAGGATGTGTGCTATTCGATTATTTTGTTAGAAAGCTCtccagggcatctggttgagactggaggtagtaatacattaaaaaaaagaagatgcaAAACCAGGAATTAATCACGTTGTATTGCTCCTTTGCAGGGTTCTTGTAATGGACAAAGGGCACATAATGGAGATGGACTCCCCCGCTAACCTGATTGCACAGAGAGGCCAGTTTTATGGGATGTGCAGAGAAGCTGGGTTGGTGTGAACGCACGCTCTAAAGCTGTGCTCTGAACTGGTTTTGTAGCCCGCTGGCGCAACCTTGTGGTGGACTTCAAGCATCAGTCACACCAAGAGGCATCCCCCTGCTGGCCAGTGTCataacacagaaagaaagaaaagctatAAAAGCAACATGGTGCTTCAGTAAATAAGAAGGGTAATGATTTCCAGAAATGccaagcatgttttttttgtttttacaacatCGGTCATGTATTACTCAATGAAGCTAAGCTGAAAATTGGTATACTCAGGTTAACATGCTCGAGGGCATACAGTTCTGTATGTAGTAACCCTTTGGAACTGGAAGATCTCTCAGTTCTTTGCTTGTTTCGTCTCATCTTATGAGCTGATGAGACTTGAGCTGGAGGAAATGATGTGTAAATAACTGTACATAACAAGAGACAAGTGGCACTGTGTCTGGTCCTAGCTACGCCAAATCGCCTAAAGATTTCCAATACATCAAGAATGTGAATGAAGCAAAGCACTCCTACACTTAATGAAGGGAACATACAGATTACCGGGGCTACTTCTGTGTAGGAGAAGCTTGGGGGAAACAAGTTTACTGACAGTGCTGCAAGCACTCCATCCGCAGAAAATGCTCTCCAAAGTGGCTCTATATTGAGACTCTCCCACTCGGAAgccatttcagtgtttttatgaGGGCGTCTAGGAGAAACACAGTCTGGAAGTCCAACTATGTTGTGGTGCTTGTTTATTTCTAGCAAAGTAAACACATAAAAACTTCAATGaagatttcacaaaaaaaaaaaaataaataaaaagactttATAAAATACTGCAAATCCAGATCTTACCTTATTTAATGATTACAAATAGTAGCTATCGAGAAAATGGGCTACATGACACTTGATTTTTCTTCAATTTCAACATTTTTGcacttcaggtttttttttttttttttttttttttaaatccatcaaatgtaatattttgtataatatataataacagcTCTCTGTTACTGTAACTCAATAGAGAAGCTACTTAAAAACATTAGGACCCTATGCAAAGTTGAAAGTTCAGGTacctttgcatttatttatacatgtgcTGTTTTATATTTGCTGATGTATTGAAAGTTCTCCTGAAGTTGGTTtgtatggaattttttttatctgtatatgtaaaatattaaacattttttggaCAATAATCTACTTGAGTATTTGTGTATTATTAATTTGTGTATTCACACAAGATttagacacagacagaaaacacTGGCAGGAAATCTGAGTACCAAACTATATTTATTGTATACAGTAGTAAAGGACAACAAATAATGTACAAAtcagtacagaaaaaaatgagaccacATGGACGCTGATTCAGTCCCAACCCTTATGGACGCCAGACTGTACGGGGGACGAATAAGACTACGCCTCTTCGGGGTGACAGACGGCAGTCACAGAGCAGAGAGTGTGATGACTTGTTGCCTTTGAAAGATGAGAGATAACAGGGGAAAATAAGGACTTATGAGATTTATAATAAAAACCTGGACTAATCCGGGACATATTTGGGATTTGGTCCGAGAAGAGACCGAAGTTCCCTTTAATCTCTGCAGTTGGACCAAATAACAAGGCTGGATAGGCGTCCTTTCAGCTAACAAACATGACATGGattaaaaatagaattaaagCTGcacaagacagagaaaaaggaaaaacaaaaaacaaaacaaaacaaaacaaaaaaaaaaaaatcaggtctCCTCATAATTTGGCAGGTTTCATACTGATAATGGGaatgaactgttttatttatcaggacaGGAAACTCAGGGCTTGGCTTTCTCAAGAAAATGGGCCTTCTGTTCATACAGCGGCAGCCATTTTGAACCTtacggcagccatcttggactcGCCTCTTAGCCACGTTACCtcatttatctttaaatattGGGAgaggggagggaaaaaaaaaaaaaaaaaaaaaaagagagagaatgagagccCAACCCTATGAAAACTAGGGAGGACATCCAAACCAACATGACGAAAAGGAGTAAATAAACAGCACAGTTAAACATTTTGGGGATCGAGTCAAATAAAACAGCCGAGGCAGAGCCCCGCTGTGTGGAGGAGAGGGTTTAGCGATGGCCGCCTGTTTGTTGTTGAAATACGTCGATAGTGTCCTCGTCTTCCATTTCCAACTgccaaaacaagaaaaagtttTGTTAAGACAGTGATATTTTCACTCTTGATTATGGAAAGGCTATCTAATGTAGATTTATTTAAAGGTTTAAGTTAATAATGCTAACATTACCAGGTAGCTGCTATACTGCGGCTAGGATGCTAGCACAGATAATTGGGAATTGTTCAAAACCCATGCAAACGCATGAATGCATCTCCTCAAGGATAACTAACCACCATCAATATTAACTACTAACGGACAACTCGTTATAAGAAACCTTTCTCTACGTTCACACCAGCAAGCGACGAGTCACAATGAGAATGTAGCCAAAACGTTTATCCTACTCActgcttttgtttaaaatgcatttatgttTGATTTACATTGTGCTTAGCTGCATACTAGCTCCgctggcagattagcaaagcaagctactTCCTTCCGAGCTTTATGTTTCTTTGTAATGCCTCTATTCACATTCAATGAGTTTCTAAACGACAGGATGAAATGAAACCATAAGAcatttttcttccacttttgCAAGacaaaacagtaaatgggaactagcTGCAGGTAGGAACCAAAGTTGCGAGTGGGGACATGAAGAATCGTCGGACCACACATGCTGTAGCGCTGGTCAGAGGAATCACTtgagccaatcatttggatttgttgctttatcGTGTCGTATTTAAGAAAATCTAAATCCAACTGTTGTGCTGTAGCTGAAATGGTGtatatagaaaatgaacatCGCTTTGTTGCTCACTGGTGTGAACGCAGGGGTAGATGAGGGTCATACGCTCACCTGTGCTGGTGTATCCGTCTCGTTTATCGGCTGTCCATCAAACCTAAACCTAATCTGTCTTATCGACAATccctgcaaaaaaaacaaaaaaaaaaacagcataagaACAGTATAAGTGCAAAACCAGTACTGATGTTAAGGGTGGAGGTCCAGGGGATCTAGTAGCTGATGCTGCGTTGGGAACGCATCAGGATTCAGTTTCTGGAATTTTCCACAGAGCAGAAACCAGAAAAAGTCTGAAGTAACAGAAATCAGCTGCAACTGCAAGAAACGTAAGCTTTTGTTCGCACCTAACTAAAGGTTAAGTTAAGCCTTTAGAAAtgatatttctgtaaaaactAGACAATATGTAGGAAATAACTTGAACATGTAGCTTGGCTTCAAAGCATGAAATACTAGCCTGCTGACGAGAAGTTCGCTAGCTAGCATTGTTTGCGAGGATGAAGTTGGCTTACtggaaaaataagtaaataagtccAATTAGCATtactgtaagtaaaaaaaattctgtaagaAAGATTAGGTTAAATTCTTACATAACtatatttacagttaacatTTAGCTACCTAATATTGGGTTGCTACAAAAACTTTAAAAGTTACTTCTAGCTAGTTAAAAGCTACCTCACATCTTCTCTGTAACGTTATCTCGGATTATCATCTAGCACTGGAGTCTACAGATCAGAAACGTCATTATTTTACCTACAAATCAGAaggaataaatacataaataaacagaataaagtcCCAACCCACCCTGCTGGGGTAAAACAACACGGCTGGGTTAAGTCCATACTAGACCCAAAGTTAGGTTTCCCAAATTAACCCAAATTTTCCACCCAGCAatttttagtgtgtgttgttcattgtgaggaaaaaaaagggtactaagtTGTAAATTTCCTCATCACTGTGCTGGTACTTTTAAGGGTACATCTGCTGTACTATTTAGTATATATCTTTTATTTAGAAAGACGTACATAGTgaacctttaaaggtttaaaACTAATTAGTCTAATTATGTActataaagctttttttttttttttttttttaaaggactgCTATagccacatttccaggtgaatgATGCACAGATAAACTCTAGCGACAAGGAAGGGTAAAGGTTcagcaccattttttttttccagagagcATATCGAAGTGAAACTAAAACTCTTATCTCATTCTGTTATTAACGCAAACAGAGAAGCATTGCGAGGCACTCGCCTGTCTTTCGCAGTACGCTTTCATTAACTTGCTGAGCGGTGTGTGCCTCTTAATTTTAAACTGGACCACAGAGCCGTCCTGTCCAGCCACCTTCAGGTTGATGTGGTCATTCTCTGTCTTCACTCcctcctaaataaataaataaataaaaaaacacacacaaaacacacatgatAAACCCTAAAGCAATGACATCATGGCCTAAGAATGCATGCACAAGCTTTCCATGGAGGTGCAGTTCAAGCAACATGTTGTATTTACATCCTCAATCAGGCCTGGAGAACATTttgttgaattctgattgggGAGGGGGGATTGGGGGGATGGAGGGGGGGGTGTTCTGGCTTGTTATGCGCGTGCTGGTTTTTCGTGCATACCGTTTTTTTGCGTACGATACGTATAAAATTCTCATCAGCTGAAGCTGGAAGCGCTTATATTAATATTGTCAACGATTTTTAAATGAGTTCCCAAAAACAACAACCCCGCACAGCGGGCACATGTCGCGATAAACATGCAGGCATCCATCATCGTGTTGTTGGAGCGATGCGCTGTTTGCGTAGAGTACGCTGCGCCATTTTCGCACCCCGTCTGGCGCAGCAGCAGCGACCGCTGTTAAACAAACCGCTCGTGCTGCACGTTTCAGGCGGATATACAGACTAAACACGCGCTCGGTGAGGCGTTAAACGGGGAGATCTTCTGAAATCCGCCGATTCTCGGCTCGTTATCGCGCAACCAATCGCGCTCTCGTGCTTGCGGCATTTTTTACGCCACTTGCGTAACGTGGCCGAGAAGCGCCACTTCGCTTTCACAAAGGAAGAAAACCCGCAAAGGAAAGACGGCGGATTGGGGGGAAAATCGCGCCAGAAGCAAACAACATCACAGTTTTAATCAAAGTCGCCTCGAATCCTGTCACAAGGCGACATTTTTAAAGTCACACGCACGCGGATTAAACGTGGAGATGAGAAGAAAGAGCGGAAAAATACAATGATTGCACGCCGGCGTCCATTTCTCCCGCACAAAATGCGCAATCTGCCCTGTAGCGCGAGGCTGCGCAAAACCACCCGCAATAAACTCACACTGCAGCCTGCAACATCCTCCATCCCACTTCTGTTTTCCcccaaaaataatgcaaaactcACCTTAGGCTTATCCTCGGACATTTTTGCCAAAAAGAAtggatttgttttaatttacGCAAGATGCGCTCTCTACAACTGCCTGTCCTCGCCAGCCGCCACGAGAACGCGCCACTCTTTACCTCCTCCGGACGTGATTGGACGTCGCCGGGTCACGTGGCCCGAACCTCGCGGGAGCGCGCGTCACTAGTgcgcgctttttttttttttttttcctgattcaAACGCGCCGGGCTCGCGCAGAACAAGCGCCGCCCAGACTGaggccagaaaaaaaacaaaaaaaaaaccatggagTTCATTTTGTTTCCGGTGTGTTTCCCTCGTGAGTGCTGTAAAATTGATGAGAATTagaatttaattgtattttttttttttgtagagaaAATGTCGAATTGTTagttaaaatgcaaaaataaagtcagtttgatgttaaaaaataaattaaattattataataaaatattaaatgcatacTGGAAAAAAAGctagaaaaaggaaaaggaaaagctaGAAAATCTAATCTTcaactatgcaaaaaaaaaaaaaaaaaaaaaaaagcattcaaatTCCTGTTTGCCTTTGATCATTTTCATTGTCAGAGATACTCCTGTCAATCAAACTCTGTGGGCGGGACTTttggtggaggtgtgtgttttagaggAAGTGGACTTTTGCATTTCAAATTTGGCAGCCATCTTgtacatgttaaaaatgttttgcaaaaaaacaaaaacaaacaaaaaaaaaacaacaaccttgGAATGCTGATTTTCTAATTAGCTTTTTAACTtgaattatgaaattataattatatgaaCTAGACTACTATAATAATGTCTTAAACCTCTTACAGAAACATCTGGATTGGACATGATTGGGGGCTCAGAAGTCATATTtaagtcatgtgactttttagaaGGCTAAtttgtatcacacacactatatatatatatatatatatatatatatatatttaatttattgtaaatatgccactaatgcacttctggttagatgctaactgcatttcattggctttgtATATGTCCTTTgaacaatgaaaataaagttgaatctaatctaatctaatatatataaaaaataaagataaaaggTTATGACAAATAACACACACGACGGCGTAGCTTGAAGCCTCTCGAGCTCCAGGGGTCCGGggacaggctccggatccaccgagACTCCGACCAGGATCAAGTGCTTACAAAAGAcgagtgaatgaatgactgtAACAACAGAGCATCAATGCCACTGGTCCAACAGTCAGACAAGGGAAAAGCACATAAAACATATTTgtataaaaagaatttaattcCTTTTGTTCTATTTGTTTGCAAGTAACAGTTAAATGACAACAGTACTACAgtcttcattttttatattaaaaacatgaCTTTCATTGTGACCGGCATAAATAAATTCTAAGGTTTCCAGTAAGCTTGTATGGAGTGAACATTGAGAAGAAGTTCAGAAGTTAGCATCGTCCAGCAAGCTGTGCTATTGAGCAATCAGAAATCAGTTAAAGGAAATCATCATTAAAGTGCAGCAATGGGTTGAAGGAGAAGCCAGGAAAGGTTCAGTGATTGCTTTGAGGGCTCAAGGGCAAGATGTGGaacactgggtttttttttttaagcagaatTGTCAAACTTGGCATAAGCGCTGCCTCTGCTgagacctgagagagagagagagagagagagagagagatatttacACATGAGCACAACTCAAGGTCAGCTTTTTGAGTTTTACTTTTACAGTAGAAACCTGCGTGAGAAGAAGGAGATTTCCATCagcgtttttaaaaaaaaatggccataagtataacaatgaaacaaaatgtCTAATCGTaaaaactaacttgtttcacagacgttccacaacaataaatgtaactataaatggagaaaaagtatCACGTGTCATTCTTTAGCAAAATATATAATCCTATTTAATcaatattatcaatattataatctaatcaatattattataatataatattattacactatattataatattataatttaatcaatattattatCATGCACACATTGCTGTCGtagaaaaggaataaaacacttcaggatgtgctgttataggaaaataatcaactttggtgtggtaacagtcactccgcttcatcacaccaccccgttgttaattattttcctgtaacagcacaacacagagt
This window harbors:
- the sumo3a gene encoding small ubiquitin-related modifier 3-like — its product is MSEDKPKEGVKTENDHINLKVAGQDGSVVQFKIKRHTPLSKLMKAYCERQGLSIRQIRFRFDGQPINETDTPAQLEMEDEDTIDVFQQQTGGHR